From a single Nicotiana tomentosiformis chromosome 2, ASM39032v3, whole genome shotgun sequence genomic region:
- the LOC138904588 gene encoding uncharacterized protein, producing the protein MRNLKEVRLPKPIRYDPNQRDPNLWCEYHGTNGHWTGDCQHFREKVATLLKNDDLRKYLCDWAKNNYGRNRGNAKPSKAGEDPPRMTINMIFGENEINGVTFSAAKKTKVSVTHNKRLQEVAEDNITFMEEDADRLLLPHKDALEISLNVLGFKIKRVLVDPGSLTNIIQCWVLEQATITESIIPAFKLTVGFNLASMTTR; encoded by the coding sequence ATGAGGAACCTTAAAGAAGTACGGTTACCGAAGCCAATAAGATATGATCCTAaccagagggatcctaatttatggtgcgAATACCACGGGACAAACGGTCACTGGACTGGGGATTGCCAGCATTTTCGCGAAAAGGTGGCGACATTGCTAAAAAACGACGATCTTAGGAAATATTTATGTGACTGGGCTAAAAACAACTATGGTCGCAATCGTGGTAATGCGAAACCCTCAAAAGCGGGAGAAGATCCACCGCGCatgacgatcaacatgattttcggggaAAACGAGATTAACGGGGTTACATTCTCAGCGGCAAAAAAGACGAAGGTGTCAGTAACCCACAACAAGAGGCTCCAGGAAGTCGCTGAAGACAACATTACTTTCATGGAGGAAGACGCAGATAGATTGTTGCTACCGCACAAAGATGCATTGGAAATCTCTTTAAATGTATTGGgttttaaaattaagcgtgttttggtggatccaggaagtttgaCCAATATTATACAATGTTGGGTATTAGAGCAAGCCACGATCACCGAAAGCATCATTCCAGCCTTTAAACTCACCGTTGGGTTCAACCTAGCAAGCATGACAACTCGATAA
- the LOC104112339 gene encoding uncharacterized protein At5g01610-like — protein sequence MDQILNKVGSYWIGKRANKELNSVGDDINSLQSSIEGGTKWLVNKLKGKMQKPLPDLLKEYDVPVGIFPRDATNYEFNEETRKLTVYIPSVCEVGYKDSSVLRFSTEVTGFLEKGKLADIEGMKTKVMMWVKVTAISSEKSKVHFTAGLKKTRSREAYEVLRDGVAIEKF from the exons ATGGATCAGATATTGAACAAAGTGGGTTCCTACTGGATTGGTAAGAGAGCTAACAAGGAGCTCAATTCCGTCGGCGATGACATTAAC TCATTGCAAAGCAGTATTGAAGGAGGAACAAAATGGCTGGTGAACAAGCTTAAAG GAAAAATGCAAAAGCCATTGCCAGATCTTTTGAAGGAGTATGATGTTCCAGTAGGTATTTTCCCTCGGGATGCCACCAATTACGAGTTTAATGAAGAGACAAGGAAGCTCACTGTCTATATACCCTCTGTATGTGAAGTTGGTTACAAGGATTCATCTGTATTACGCTTCTCTACAGAAGTTACTGGGTTTTTAGAAAAAGGAAAGCTAGCTGACATTGAAGGAATGAAGACGAAAGTGATGATGTGGGTAAAAGTTACTGCCATCTCATCTGAAAAATCCAAGGTTCATTTCACAGCTGGGTTGAAGAAAACCCGGAGTAGGGAGGCTTATGAGGTTTTGAGAGATGGAGTAGCTATTGAAAAATTCTAA